A single genomic interval of Chitinophaga sp. 180180018-3 harbors:
- the ureG gene encoding urease accessory protein UreG: MSDRKYVKIGVAGPVGSGKTALIERLSRTLMNTYSIGVITNDIYTKEDAEFLTKNSLLPKERIIGVETGGCPHTAIREDASMNLEAVDEMAARFPDVELILIESGGDNLSATFSPDLADVTIFVIDVAEGDKIPRKGGPGITRSDLLVINKIDLAPYVHADLGVMERDARKMRGGKPFVFTNLMSLQGLDTVIGWIQKYALLEEVAEPALVR, translated from the coding sequence ATGAGCGATAGAAAATATGTGAAAATTGGTGTGGCCGGGCCGGTAGGCTCCGGTAAAACAGCCCTGATAGAGCGGCTGTCGCGCACACTGATGAATACCTATAGCATAGGCGTAATTACCAATGATATTTATACGAAGGAAGATGCTGAGTTTCTGACCAAAAACAGCCTGTTGCCGAAGGAACGTATTATCGGTGTGGAAACAGGCGGTTGCCCTCATACCGCCATCCGTGAGGATGCCAGCATGAACCTCGAAGCAGTAGATGAAATGGCTGCACGTTTCCCCGATGTAGAACTGATCCTGATCGAAAGCGGTGGAGATAACCTCAGCGCTACCTTCAGCCCCGACCTGGCCGATGTAACCATCTTCGTGATTGATGTGGCGGAAGGGGATAAGATACCCCGTAAAGGAGGCCCCGGTATTACCAGATCCGACCTGTTGGTGATCAACAAAATTGACCTGGCGCCATATGTGCATGCCGACCTCGGTGTGATGGAAAGGGATGCCCGCAAAATGCGCGGAGGCAAGCCTTTCGTGTTCACTAACCTGATGTCGCTGCAGGGATTGGATACCGTGATCGGATGGATTCAAAAATACGCATTACTGGAAGAGGTGGCAGAACCTGCACTGGTGAGATAA
- a CDS encoding urease accessory protein UreF has protein sequence MMHPFLSSLLHLSDPTLPIGGYVHSNGLETYVQQGIVHNAATAHAFVQQMLTSNLQYNDGAFVCLAYRATVANDQQEMLRLDEEAGALKLPKEIRQASQKLGVRLMKIFDRRHSNSFTAAYAAAIADKKAEGHYSLAYGMYAAVMNIPLEEALLAFYYNAAVGMVTNAVKLVPLGQLEGQDILFDLQPMMNGLVQSTMQIDRDLVGVCNIGFDIRCMQHEKLYSRLYMS, from the coding sequence ATGATGCACCCGTTTTTAAGCAGCCTGCTGCACCTTAGCGATCCCACATTGCCCATTGGCGGATATGTTCATTCCAATGGCCTGGAAACCTATGTGCAACAGGGCATTGTTCATAACGCCGCCACTGCGCATGCGTTTGTACAGCAGATGCTTACCAGCAACCTGCAGTACAACGACGGAGCCTTTGTATGCCTGGCTTACAGGGCAACGGTCGCGAACGACCAGCAGGAGATGCTCCGGTTGGATGAGGAAGCCGGCGCACTGAAGCTGCCGAAAGAGATCAGGCAGGCCAGTCAGAAACTCGGAGTAAGGCTCATGAAAATCTTCGACAGAAGGCACAGCAATTCATTTACCGCAGCCTACGCAGCGGCGATCGCCGATAAAAAGGCAGAAGGACATTACAGCCTGGCATACGGCATGTACGCCGCTGTTATGAATATTCCGCTGGAAGAAGCACTGCTGGCGTTTTACTACAATGCAGCCGTGGGGATGGTGACCAATGCTGTGAAACTGGTACCCCTGGGACAACTGGAGGGACAGGATATTTTATTTGATCTGCAGCCAATGATGAACGGGCTCGTACAATCAACGATGCAGATAGACCGGGACCTGGTGGGAGTATGCAATATCGGATTCGACATACGTTGCATGCAGCACGAGAAATTATACTCCCGGTTATATATGTCTTAA
- the ureE gene encoding urease accessory protein UreE: MIIEKIIGNIATTATGNREVDLLQLEWYETTKRIQRKHTQQGMEIAIKFLKEGQRLREGDILFADDTRVVVVDIIPCDAIVVTPRSMLEMGSVCYEIGNKHLPLFIQGNQVLMPFEEPIFRWLIASGYTTEKQHTRLTNLLNANVQPHSHGGSSSLFSKILGMASKER; encoded by the coding sequence ATGATTATTGAGAAGATAATAGGCAATATTGCTACCACTGCAACAGGCAACCGCGAGGTGGACCTGTTGCAGCTGGAGTGGTATGAAACCACCAAACGTATACAACGCAAACATACCCAACAGGGCATGGAGATCGCTATTAAATTCCTGAAAGAAGGACAGCGCCTGCGTGAGGGAGATATCCTTTTTGCAGATGATACCCGGGTGGTAGTGGTAGATATCATTCCCTGCGACGCTATCGTGGTTACCCCACGGTCGATGCTGGAAATGGGAAGCGTTTGTTATGAGATCGGCAACAAGCACCTGCCGCTTTTTATACAAGGCAACCAGGTATTGATGCCATTTGAGGAACCGATATTCCGGTGGCTGATAGCCAGCGGCTACACCACTGAAAAGCAGCATACCAGGCTAACGAACCTCCTGAATGCAAATGTGCAACCGCATAGCCATGGCGGCAGCAGTTCCCTGTTTTCAAAAATACTGGGCATGGCCTCTAAAGAACGTTGA
- the ureC gene encoding urease subunit alpha produces MSLKINKVKYANMYSPTVGDKVRLGDTNLIIEIEKDFNEYGDESKFGGGKTVRDGMAQSSTATSDQGVLDFVITNVILIDHWGIVKGDLGIKNGKIVAFGQAGNPDTMDGVHPDMIIGAGTEVHGGDGLIATAGGIDTHIHFISPQQIETALFSGVTTMIGGGTGPADGTNATTVTPGKWYMERMLQAADSFPMNLGFFGKGNCSTEGPIAEQVEAGALGVKIHEDWGATPAVIDAALKVADHYDVQVAIHTDTLNEAGFLEDTMNAINGRVIHTFHTEGAGGGHAPDIIKAAMYPNVLPASTNPTRPYTVNTIDEHLDMLMVCHHLSKQIPEDVSFADSRIRPETIAAEDILHDMGVFSMMSSDSQAMGRVGEVVTRTWQTADKMKLQRGALTEDEGKGNDNFRVKRYVSKYTINPAIAQGISDYVGSVEPGKIADIVLWKPALFGAKPEMIIKGGMIIASKMGDPNASIPTPQPVIMRTMFGAYGKAMRKTCATFVSKISLEKGIVEKYGLEKMVLPVSGCRTITKKHLIHNDKTPEITVNPENYEVRVDGAVITCEPVDKVPLAQRYFLF; encoded by the coding sequence ATGAGCCTGAAGATAAATAAAGTTAAATACGCCAATATGTACAGCCCCACTGTGGGCGATAAGGTACGGCTGGGAGATACTAACCTGATCATTGAAATTGAAAAAGATTTTAATGAGTATGGAGATGAGAGCAAATTCGGCGGTGGCAAAACCGTTCGTGATGGCATGGCGCAGTCCAGTACCGCCACCAGCGACCAGGGTGTGCTGGATTTCGTGATCACCAACGTGATCCTGATCGACCACTGGGGCATTGTAAAAGGGGATTTGGGGATTAAAAACGGAAAAATCGTTGCTTTTGGTCAGGCTGGTAACCCGGATACGATGGACGGTGTACATCCGGACATGATCATTGGCGCAGGTACCGAAGTGCATGGAGGTGATGGACTCATCGCCACTGCCGGCGGTATCGATACGCATATACATTTCATCAGCCCCCAGCAAATCGAAACCGCCCTTTTCAGCGGCGTTACCACCATGATCGGCGGCGGTACCGGTCCGGCTGATGGCACCAATGCCACCACCGTGACTCCGGGCAAATGGTATATGGAAAGAATGCTGCAGGCAGCTGATTCCTTCCCGATGAACCTCGGCTTCTTCGGAAAAGGGAACTGCTCCACCGAAGGCCCGATTGCTGAACAGGTAGAAGCAGGTGCACTGGGCGTGAAAATCCACGAAGACTGGGGCGCTACTCCCGCCGTAATCGATGCCGCCCTTAAAGTGGCTGACCATTACGATGTACAGGTGGCTATCCATACGGATACATTGAACGAAGCAGGCTTCCTGGAAGATACCATGAATGCCATCAACGGTCGTGTTATCCATACCTTCCATACAGAAGGCGCTGGCGGTGGCCATGCCCCCGATATTATCAAGGCGGCCATGTATCCCAACGTGCTCCCGGCATCTACCAATCCTACCCGGCCTTATACGGTGAACACCATCGATGAGCACCTGGATATGCTGATGGTATGCCATCACCTAAGCAAACAAATTCCGGAAGATGTATCCTTCGCCGATTCACGTATCCGTCCTGAAACCATCGCGGCAGAAGATATCCTGCACGATATGGGCGTATTCAGTATGATGAGCTCCGATTCCCAGGCCATGGGACGTGTAGGCGAGGTAGTTACCCGTACCTGGCAGACGGCCGACAAAATGAAGCTGCAGCGGGGCGCCCTGACGGAAGATGAAGGTAAAGGCAACGACAACTTCCGCGTGAAACGTTATGTATCCAAATACACCATCAACCCGGCTATTGCACAGGGTATATCCGATTACGTTGGTTCCGTTGAACCTGGTAAGATAGCAGATATCGTGCTGTGGAAACCGGCACTGTTTGGTGCGAAGCCTGAGATGATCATCAAAGGCGGAATGATCATCGCCAGCAAAATGGGGGATCCGAATGCTTCCATTCCCACCCCTCAGCCGGTGATCATGCGTACCATGTTCGGTGCATATGGTAAAGCCATGCGTAAAACCTGCGCCACCTTTGTTTCCAAGATATCCCTTGAAAAAGGCATCGTGGAAAAATATGGCCTGGAAAAAATGGTGCTGCCTGTTTCCGGTTGCCGTACGATTACCAAGAAACACCTGATTCATAACGATAAAACACCGGAGATTACCGTAAATCCGGAAAACTACGAAGTTCGTGTAGACGGCGCCGTTATTACCTGCGAACCGGTTGATAAAGTACCATTAGCACAGCGTTATTTCCTGTTCTGA
- a CDS encoding urease subunit beta: MIPGEYFIADGEIECNVGRKTVTVKVVNTADRPVQIGSHCHFFEVNRKMSFDRAKAFGMRLNIAAGTAVRFEPGEEKEVTLVALGGARRVFGINNLVNGDTTLEASKDRAVAKLQAGNFKNETL, from the coding sequence ATGATCCCTGGTGAATATTTTATAGCAGATGGAGAGATTGAATGCAATGTAGGCCGTAAAACGGTTACGGTGAAAGTGGTGAACACCGCCGACCGCCCCGTGCAGATTGGCTCTCACTGTCATTTTTTTGAAGTAAACAGGAAGATGAGCTTCGACCGGGCCAAAGCCTTTGGTATGCGCCTGAATATCGCCGCTGGTACCGCTGTAAGGTTTGAGCCGGGCGAAGAAAAAGAAGTGACCCTGGTAGCCCTGGGAGGCGCCCGCCGGGTATTCGGTATCAATAACCTGGTGAATGGCGATACTACCCTCGAAGCCAGCAAAGACAGGGCCGTGGCAAAACTGCAGGCCGGAAACTTTAAAAATGAAACATTATGA
- the ureA gene encoding urease subunit gamma: protein MHLTPRETEKLLLHLAGELAAKRKARGLKLNYPEAIAYISSHLLEAARDGRTVAELMQYGATILTRDDVMEGIPEMIHDVQIEATFPDGTKLVTVHDPIR from the coding sequence ATGCATTTAACTCCCCGAGAAACGGAGAAATTGCTCCTGCACCTGGCCGGCGAGCTGGCGGCCAAACGAAAGGCCAGAGGCCTGAAACTCAATTACCCGGAAGCTATCGCCTATATCAGCAGTCACCTGCTGGAGGCCGCAAGGGACGGGCGAACGGTTGCCGAGCTGATGCAGTACGGCGCCACCATCCTGACCCGCGATGATGTAATGGAAGGGATCCCGGAAATGATCCACGACGTGCAGATTGAAGCTACTTTCCCCGACGGTACCAAATTAGTAACCGTACACGATCCGATTCGTTAA
- a CDS encoding helix-turn-helix domain-containing protein codes for MKASVKTITNYEYKKLFLPGLSRQIMQNNSRLQIYRIEHYLRNIVIPVVPYRTSFNFLIFLKKGRIVQLLETTVQHLEVNSILLIKQGSITATLEISPDATGYFMVYENEIIQSISLRKNLLNFFFTAPLVQLPPLADKWLSTLFQLIEEELDSENDTMDICISLFQSALTKVIRHGKKTKMALSRSLEITFLFRELVQKHHLSNRDVRFYARKLNISENYLNKCVKEATGKPPKQWINEMNILHSQILLQDFTRDVAGIAFELNFQSANYFTRLFRKVTGQTPSEFRRQMGSKQVSR; via the coding sequence ATGAAGGCATCTGTCAAAACCATTACCAATTACGAGTACAAAAAGCTATTCTTACCCGGGCTTTCCCGGCAAATCATGCAAAATAACTCCCGGCTGCAGATTTACAGGATAGAACATTACCTGAGGAATATCGTGATACCGGTTGTTCCCTACCGGACTTCCTTCAACTTTCTCATCTTCCTGAAAAAAGGCCGGATTGTGCAGCTGCTGGAAACTACCGTTCAACACCTGGAGGTCAATTCCATCCTGTTGATCAAACAGGGAAGTATTACTGCCACCCTCGAAATCTCACCGGATGCCACCGGCTATTTTATGGTATATGAGAATGAGATCATCCAGAGCATTTCGCTGAGAAAAAACCTGCTGAACTTCTTCTTTACCGCCCCCCTTGTGCAGCTTCCACCGCTGGCCGACAAGTGGCTCAGTACCCTGTTCCAGCTGATTGAAGAGGAACTCGACAGTGAAAACGATACGATGGATATCTGTATCTCCCTTTTCCAGTCGGCGCTGACGAAGGTGATCCGGCACGGAAAGAAAACGAAAATGGCGCTGAGCAGGAGCCTGGAGATCACCTTTCTTTTCCGGGAGCTGGTACAGAAACACCACCTCAGCAACAGAGACGTACGGTTTTACGCCCGGAAACTGAATATCTCGGAGAACTACCTTAATAAATGTGTGAAAGAAGCCACCGGTAAGCCCCCCAAACAGTGGATCAATGAGATGAATATCCTGCACAGCCAGATCCTGCTGCAGGATTTTACAAGAGATGTGGCAGGCATCGCCTTTGAACTGAATTTCCAGTCGGCCAACTATTTCACCCGATTATTCCGGAAAGTCACCGGCCAGACGCCGTCGGAGTTCCGGCGGCAGATGGGAAGCAAACAGGTATCCAGATAA
- a CDS encoding pirin family protein, with amino-acid sequence MKTHYFPANERGTKDIGWLKSNFFFSFSDYSNPMRSAFGTLVAFNDDFVESGKGFGIHPHVNMEIISILLKGKMNHKDTMGYSTEIEAPAVQIMSAGSGLRHEEYNIGSDTVNFLQIWIQPKQQNIMPRYQQRSFPKESRKNKLVTVVSGEEGLQHCWINQNARISLGCYEQPGSLVYTLNPANKCLFIFSISGGLRVQDQVLQERDAIGLWETAEVTLQCAEKSEFLIIETPVNQK; translated from the coding sequence ATGAAAACACACTACTTCCCTGCGAACGAAAGAGGTACTAAAGACATAGGCTGGCTGAAAAGCAATTTCTTCTTCAGCTTCAGTGATTATTCCAATCCCATGCGCAGCGCCTTTGGCACGCTGGTGGCGTTCAACGATGATTTCGTGGAATCCGGGAAAGGTTTCGGGATACACCCGCACGTGAATATGGAAATCATTTCCATCCTGCTGAAAGGAAAGATGAACCATAAAGACACCATGGGCTACAGTACTGAAATAGAAGCGCCCGCCGTACAGATCATGAGTGCCGGCAGCGGGTTACGCCATGAGGAATATAATATTGGCAGCGATACCGTCAATTTCCTGCAGATATGGATACAGCCCAAGCAACAGAATATCATGCCCCGCTACCAGCAGCGCAGCTTCCCTAAAGAAAGCAGGAAAAACAAACTGGTAACCGTAGTGTCCGGCGAAGAAGGGTTGCAGCATTGCTGGATCAACCAGAACGCCCGGATTTCCCTCGGCTGTTACGAGCAGCCCGGCAGCCTGGTATATACCCTGAACCCGGCCAACAAATGCCTCTTCATTTTCTCCATCAGTGGCGGCCTGAGGGTACAGGACCAGGTATTGCAGGAAAGAGACGCCATCGGGTTATGGGAAACGGCGGAAGTGACATTGCAATGTGCGGAAAAATCTGAATTCCTGATCATTGAAACACCGGTTAACCAGAAGTAA
- a CDS encoding PAS domain S-box protein, with translation MVDQRQLSFTCMINTSQNNYIGFDELFHHATIGILVADSQQRILMANPFLLNLFGYTKEEVIGQETGHLLPEGEERYALRKDGTRFPVTVSQGLHTTPEGTCTLIYVMEMPGRKNPAQISEQRKDLPFRDSALQRMSNSLNSLWSNAGAMIIVVNPEGYIKWFNPAAERILGYKASEVVNIHTPMMLHDKEEVALRAEEFSRQLQQPVSPGMETLIIKAKLNLINEYEWIYVRKDGTTLPVSLTVSAMRDGNEITGYIGVAIDLTTIKQAESELRISLEKERELNELKSRFVALASHEFRTPLSAILSSVYLVSKYENTADIPKRNKHIQRIISSVNMLTDILNDFLSVGRIEEGKIQVRNSTFDPGKHISTILSEMDGLKKPQQQIYYAHHGAAQAYLDPTLLKHIVMNLLSNAIKFSPEGAIISVRSQCNEKGFQLSVKDKGIGISEEDRQHLFERFFRSQQVANIQGTGLGLHIVAKYTELMNGTVSCNSVPENGTEFIITLPFPQK, from the coding sequence ATGGTAGACCAGCGCCAATTGTCGTTTACCTGTATGATTAACACTTCCCAAAATAATTACATAGGTTTCGATGAACTCTTCCATCATGCTACCATAGGCATATTGGTGGCCGACAGTCAGCAGCGTATCCTCATGGCAAACCCATTCCTGCTTAACCTGTTCGGCTACACGAAGGAAGAGGTGATCGGACAAGAGACAGGCCACCTCCTGCCGGAAGGCGAGGAACGTTATGCACTGCGGAAAGACGGCACCCGGTTCCCTGTAACTGTCAGCCAGGGCCTGCACACAACGCCGGAAGGTACCTGTACCCTCATTTATGTAATGGAGATGCCTGGCCGTAAAAACCCGGCGCAAATATCTGAGCAGCGTAAGGACCTGCCTTTCCGCGATAGCGCGCTGCAGCGGATGAGCAACTCGCTCAACAGTTTGTGGAGCAATGCCGGCGCCATGATCATCGTGGTCAATCCCGAGGGGTATATCAAATGGTTTAACCCGGCGGCCGAAAGGATACTGGGCTACAAGGCAAGCGAGGTGGTAAACATCCATACGCCGATGATGCTGCACGATAAGGAAGAAGTAGCACTCCGGGCGGAGGAATTTTCGCGGCAGCTGCAGCAGCCTGTATCGCCGGGCATGGAAACCCTCATCATCAAGGCGAAGCTGAATCTTATCAATGAATACGAATGGATATATGTGCGGAAAGACGGCACCACACTGCCCGTTTCGCTCACCGTTTCGGCCATGCGCGATGGTAATGAAATCACCGGCTATATCGGTGTGGCCATAGATCTGACCACCATCAAGCAGGCAGAATCGGAACTCAGGATCTCCCTTGAAAAAGAACGGGAACTGAATGAACTGAAATCCCGATTCGTAGCACTGGCCTCCCATGAATTCAGAACCCCGCTCAGCGCTATTTTGTCGTCCGTATACCTGGTGTCTAAATACGAAAACACAGCCGATATACCGAAGCGCAACAAGCACATTCAGCGTATTATATCTTCCGTAAACATGCTGACAGATATACTCAATGATTTCCTTTCCGTTGGCAGGATAGAAGAGGGCAAGATACAGGTACGGAACAGCACTTTCGATCCAGGCAAACACATCAGCACCATCCTCAGTGAAATGGACGGGCTCAAAAAGCCACAGCAGCAGATCTACTATGCACACCACGGTGCAGCACAGGCATATCTCGACCCAACCCTGCTCAAACATATTGTTATGAACCTATTGTCCAACGCGATCAAGTTTTCCCCCGAAGGCGCCATTATTTCGGTGCGCTCCCAATGCAACGAAAAAGGTTTTCAGTTGTCTGTAAAAGACAAGGGGATTGGTATTTCCGAGGAAGACAGGCAGCATCTGTTCGAGCGGTTCTTCCGCAGCCAGCAGGTAGCCAACATCCAGGGTACTGGCCTGGGCCTCCACATCGTAGCCAAGTACACCGAGCTGATGAATGGCACTGTTTCCTGCAACAGTGTTCCGGAAAACGGTACTGAATTTATTATTACGCTTCCCTTTCCCCAAAAATGA
- a CDS encoding response regulator, protein MQKILLIEDNPAICENVAEILELANYQVITASDGKEGVSKALEHLPDLIVCDIMMPVLDGYGVLHMLHKNQALQTTPFIFLTAKAERADVRKGMEMGADDYIAKPFEGTELLSAIESRLKRCAEIKQDVTNGLQGVNALLSAAGRDQLDLLKEDRNTHLYKKKQNIYAEGNRPEYLYYLISGKVKTYKRNDDGKELIVGLYNSGDFLGYNALLEGGNYQEHAEAMEDSLLALIPHQDFEHLIGSNPEVLGKFIRMLSKEMAEKEQQLIGLAYNSLRKKVAEALLMLDKKYNISGDKHFTIDISRENLAAVAGVAKESLIRTLGDFRDERLISVKEGQIAVLSTKKLADMVN, encoded by the coding sequence ATGCAAAAGATATTGCTGATAGAAGATAATCCGGCTATCTGCGAAAATGTGGCCGAAATACTGGAACTGGCCAACTACCAGGTGATTACGGCCTCCGATGGAAAAGAGGGCGTATCCAAAGCACTGGAGCACCTGCCCGATCTGATCGTGTGCGATATCATGATGCCGGTGCTCGACGGATACGGCGTATTACATATGCTGCACAAAAATCAGGCACTGCAAACCACTCCGTTCATTTTTCTCACTGCCAAAGCGGAGCGGGCGGATGTCAGGAAGGGAATGGAAATGGGGGCAGATGACTATATCGCCAAGCCGTTCGAAGGCACCGAACTATTGAGCGCTATTGAAAGCAGGCTGAAAAGATGCGCAGAAATAAAGCAGGATGTCACCAACGGCCTGCAGGGAGTAAACGCGCTGCTATCTGCTGCCGGCAGAGACCAGCTCGATCTGCTGAAGGAAGACCGCAACACACATCTCTATAAAAAGAAACAGAATATCTACGCTGAAGGCAATCGCCCTGAGTATCTCTACTACCTGATCAGTGGAAAGGTGAAAACTTATAAAAGGAATGACGACGGCAAAGAACTGATCGTGGGCCTTTACAACAGCGGCGATTTTCTGGGCTACAATGCGCTGCTGGAGGGTGGCAACTACCAGGAACATGCCGAAGCCATGGAAGACAGTCTGCTGGCATTGATCCCTCACCAGGATTTTGAACACCTTATTGGCAGCAATCCGGAGGTACTGGGGAAATTCATTCGTATGCTGTCGAAAGAAATGGCTGAAAAGGAACAACAACTGATAGGCCTGGCGTATAACTCCCTGCGTAAAAAAGTAGCGGAAGCATTACTGATGCTGGATAAGAAATATAATATTTCGGGAGATAAACATTTTACGATAGATATCAGCCGCGAAAACCTGGCAGCCGTGGCAGGCGTTGCCAAGGAGTCGCTGATCCGCACGCTGGGCGACTTTCGCGACGAGCGGCTGATATCAGTCAAAGAAGGACAGATCGCCGTCCTTTCAACAAAAAAACTGGCGGATATGGTAAACTGA